The DNA window GTGAGCGCGGCCAAGGGCGAGGGCATCCAGACGGTCTACGACTTCCTGAACGGCGCCGTCGGCGTGCCGCGCGCGATGGACCTGCCCACGCTTGCCGACATCCCGAAGTGCCGGCAGTGGGCCGTCCGCGTGGGCGACCAGGCCGGCTACGCAGCCCCCGCGCCGCCGCTCTGGACGCGCCGGCTCGACGCCGTGTTCCTGCACCCCGTCGCGGGTCCGCTGATCTTCCTCGCCGTCGTCGTCGGGGTGTTCCAGACGATCTTCTCGGCCGCGCGCCCGCTCATGGACCTCGTGGATGCCGCCGTGCGCGCCTCCGGCGCGTGGATCGGCGGGGTCCTCCCCGAGTCGCCGTTCCGGAGCCTTCTCGTCGAGGGCGTCTGGGGAGGCGTGGGGTCGGTCCTCGTTTTCCTCCCGCAGATCCTGCTGCTCTTCCTCTTCATCGGCCTCCTCGAGGACTCGGGCTACCTCGCGCGCGCGGCGCTCATCGCGGACCGCACGATGCGCAAGGCCGGCTTGCAGGGGAAGTCGTTCCTGCCGCTCCTGTCGGCCTACGCCTGCGCGGTCCCGGCCGTCCTCGCATCGCGGACCATCGAGAACAAGCGCGACCGCATCGCGACGATTCTCATCGCGCCGTTCATGACGTGCTCGGCGCGCCTGCCCGTCTACACGCTCATCATCGCGGCCTTCATCCCCGAGCGGCCGCTTCTCGGGCCGTTTCTCGGGACGCGCGCCGCGGCGATGCTCGGACTCTACGTCCTCGGGTTCCTCGCCGCCTTCGGGACGGCCCGGCTCCTGAAGTCGTCGGTCCTGAAGAGCGACGGCTCGCCGTTCCTCCTCGAGATGCCGCCCTATCGCCGGCCCACGCTCCGGCAGATCGCCCTCCGGATGTACGACCGGGCGAAGATCTTCCTGCGCCGCGCGGGCACCGTGATCCTCGGCGTCGCGATCGTCCTCTGGGTCCTGGCGCACCTGCCGCTCTCGGCCGGGCAGATGCCCGAGATCGGCAACAGCGTGGCGGGCACGCTCGGCCGCGCGCTCGAGCCCCTCGTGCGGCCTCTCGGATTCGACTGGCGGATCGCGATCGGCCTCGTGACGTCGCTCGCGGCGCGCGAGGTCATCGTCGGGACGCTCGGCACGCTTTACGGAATGGAC is part of the Acidobacteriota bacterium genome and encodes:
- a CDS encoding ferrous iron transporter B encodes the protein MSAAPHCDGCPVAVLPVHGHPHPRLVGLVGPPNSGKSTLFNRLTGLRQKVANYPGVTVEERRGRARLDGDTEVVLIDLPGVYSLTPRSEDERVTRDVLAGEMAGQQKPDAILLILDSTNLKRHLVLAAPVLALGLPTLVVLNMADELEARGGSVDPAALAEQLGAPVALVSAAKGEGIQTVYDFLNGAVGVPRAMDLPTLADIPKCRQWAVRVGDQAGYAAPAPPLWTRRLDAVFLHPVAGPLIFLAVVVGVFQTIFSAARPLMDLVDAAVRASGAWIGGVLPESPFRSLLVEGVWGGVGSVLVFLPQILLLFLFIGLLEDSGYLARAALIADRTMRKAGLQGKSFLPLLSAYACAVPAVLASRTIENKRDRIATILIAPFMTCSARLPVYTLIIAAFIPERPLLGPFLGTRAAAMLGLYVLGFLAAFGTARLLKSSVLKSDGSPFLLEMPPYRRPTLRQIALRMYDRAKIFLRRAGTVILGVAIVLWVLAHLPLSAGQMPEIGNSVAGTLGRALEPLVRPLGFDWRIAIGLVTSLAAREVIVGTLGTLYGMDAGAGTAGLQSALRHDLTPGGAVALLVFFAFAMQCLSTVAVVRRETGGWKWPAVQFAYMTLLAYSGAFVANRVVTALLG